A region from the Lentisphaera profundi genome encodes:
- a CDS encoding cupin domain-containing protein, whose translation MNKKFTVAHFDEISPTNCPCGETRRAFTEDPDQIASIHMVDIKQDSELHYHKKMTEIYLVLEGEGHMELDGELIPVRKDSTILIKPGCRHRAIGKMKIVNIPVPAFDPDDEWFD comes from the coding sequence ATGAACAAAAAATTTACTGTCGCACATTTTGATGAAATTTCTCCTACCAACTGCCCCTGTGGTGAAACCCGCCGTGCCTTCACTGAGGATCCCGATCAAATCGCCAGTATCCATATGGTGGATATCAAACAGGATTCAGAACTTCATTACCACAAGAAAATGACCGAAATCTATCTCGTTTTAGAAGGTGAAGGCCATATGGAGTTAGATGGTGAACTCATCCCTGTACGCAAGGATTCCACCATTCTCATCAAGCCCGGCTGCCGTCACCGTGCCATTGGAAAAATGAAAATCGTCAATATTCCCGTACCCGCCTTTGATCCCGATGACGAATGGTTTGATTAA
- the uxaC gene encoding glucuronate isomerase → MKTFMDENFLLTNAVSEDLYHNHAAKMPIIDYHNHLPPEDIASDRSFANMAEATLEGDHYKWRGMRGNGVDEHFITGAAKPEEKWQKWAETIPYTMRNPLYHWQHLELQRYFGINETLNGDNAQKIYGMCNEQLLSQSHSCRNLLRQQNVAVLCTTDDPTDNLEYHKTCAEEISDFKSLPTFRPDKAIALEDLCAWNEWQDRLASVSGQSISNFDDSLKALKLRHDYFHEKGCRLSDHGLPRAYHCEFSSADVSAAFAKARAEQDLNEQEKEILCTAYMQAFARWNAEKDWAMQLHLGPMRNNNTKMFGIAGRDAGFDSMNDLPIAEKLSRFLDSLAVEDQLPKTILYNLNPKDNAVLGTMIGNFQQAPTAGKIQFGSGWWFLDQLDGMEKQMNDLSSFGLISKFVGMLTDSRSFLSFPRHEYFRRLLCDLFGRDVASGKLPDDRKFLAQMIEDISYNNAKNYFKF, encoded by the coding sequence ATGAAAACTTTTATGGACGAAAATTTCCTTCTGACTAATGCAGTTTCAGAAGATTTATATCACAATCACGCGGCTAAAATGCCGATCATTGATTACCACAATCATTTACCACCAGAAGATATTGCGAGCGATCGTTCTTTTGCGAATATGGCAGAAGCTACCTTGGAAGGAGATCATTACAAGTGGCGTGGAATGCGCGGCAATGGTGTGGATGAACATTTTATTACTGGTGCGGCTAAACCCGAAGAGAAGTGGCAGAAATGGGCTGAGACAATTCCCTATACCATGCGTAATCCACTTTATCATTGGCAGCACCTTGAGCTTCAGCGATACTTTGGAATTAATGAAACCTTGAATGGGGATAATGCCCAAAAAATCTACGGTATGTGCAATGAGCAATTATTAAGCCAGAGCCATAGCTGCAGAAATTTGCTAAGGCAGCAAAATGTCGCGGTGCTCTGTACCACGGATGATCCTACGGATAATTTAGAATATCATAAAACTTGTGCGGAAGAAATTAGCGATTTCAAATCATTGCCAACATTTCGTCCTGATAAGGCGATTGCCTTAGAGGATTTATGCGCGTGGAATGAATGGCAAGATCGTTTAGCCTCAGTAAGTGGTCAAAGCATTTCAAATTTTGATGATAGTTTGAAAGCCTTAAAACTTCGCCATGATTATTTCCATGAGAAGGGCTGTCGTCTTTCAGATCATGGTTTGCCAAGAGCTTATCACTGTGAGTTTAGTTCAGCCGACGTATCTGCGGCTTTCGCAAAAGCACGAGCGGAGCAAGACTTAAACGAGCAAGAAAAAGAAATCTTATGTACGGCCTATATGCAAGCTTTTGCTCGTTGGAATGCGGAGAAGGACTGGGCGATGCAATTGCACCTTGGGCCCATGCGTAATAATAATACTAAGATGTTTGGGATTGCGGGTCGAGACGCCGGTTTTGATTCGATGAATGATTTACCAATAGCCGAAAAGCTCTCACGTTTTCTTGATAGTTTAGCCGTAGAAGATCAGCTTCCCAAAACAATACTTTATAATTTGAACCCAAAAGATAATGCAGTTCTTGGTACAATGATCGGCAACTTTCAGCAAGCTCCAACAGCAGGCAAAATTCAGTTTGGATCGGGCTGGTGGTTTTTGGATCAGTTAGATGGTATGGAAAAGCAAATGAATGATTTATCTAGCTTTGGTCTCATTAGCAAATTCGTGGGCATGCTTACGGATTCACGTTCCTTTTTATCCTTTCCTCGTCATGAGTACTTCCGTCGTTTACTTTGCGATTTATTCGGACGTGATGTCGCTAGTGGGAAATTGCCTGATGATCGCAAATTTCTCGCTCAAATGATAGAAGATATTTCGTATAATAATGCAAAAAATTACTTTAAATTTTAG